Proteins encoded in a region of the Longimicrobium sp. genome:
- a CDS encoding DMT family protein, with protein sequence MTTILLLILSNVFMTFAWYGHLKHRSAPLVTVILVSWGIAFFEYCFQVPANRMGYGRYNAAQLKTIQEVISLTVFAIFSVLYLREEFRWNYAVGFALIVAAVFVIFHEW encoded by the coding sequence ATGACGACCATCCTGCTCCTGATCCTATCCAACGTTTTCATGACGTTCGCGTGGTACGGGCACCTCAAGCACCGCTCGGCCCCGCTGGTGACGGTGATCCTGGTGAGCTGGGGGATCGCCTTTTTCGAGTACTGCTTCCAGGTGCCGGCGAACCGCATGGGCTACGGGCGGTACAATGCGGCGCAGCTCAAGACGATCCAGGAAGTGATCTCGCTGACGGTCTTCGCCATCTTCTCGGTGCTCTACCTGCGCGAGGAGTTCCGCTGGAACTACGCGGTGGGGTTCGCGCTGATCGTGGCCGCCGTCTTCGTGATCTTCCACGAATGGTGA
- a CDS encoding TIGR04283 family arsenosugar biosynthesis glycosyltransferase has product MSGRISIIVPALDEAAGIREALAPLQPLRERGHEVIVVDGGSTDGTPALAAPLADQVIPSRRGRAVQQNAGAAAASGGVLLFLHADTELPDGADALVLDGLRRTGRGWGRFDVRLSGRHPLLRVVERMIGIRSRLSGIATGDQAIFVRREWFRRVGGFPDVPLMEDVAITRALKRLGPPLCLRACVTTSSRRWEERGVARTILLMWRLRWSYFRGADPAELARRYANPSRR; this is encoded by the coding sequence GTGAGCGGGCGGATCTCCATCATCGTACCGGCGCTCGACGAGGCCGCCGGCATCCGAGAGGCGCTGGCCCCTCTTCAGCCACTGCGCGAGCGTGGCCACGAGGTGATCGTGGTGGACGGCGGAAGCACCGACGGCACACCGGCCCTGGCCGCGCCGCTGGCGGACCAGGTGATCCCGTCGCGACGCGGACGTGCCGTTCAGCAGAACGCCGGCGCCGCCGCCGCGTCCGGCGGCGTCCTCCTCTTCCTCCACGCCGACACCGAGCTCCCGGACGGAGCCGACGCCCTGGTGCTCGACGGGCTGCGGCGCACGGGGCGGGGATGGGGCCGCTTCGACGTGCGCCTCTCCGGCCGCCATCCGCTCCTGCGCGTGGTGGAGCGGATGATCGGCATCCGCTCGCGGTTGAGCGGGATCGCGACGGGCGACCAGGCGATCTTCGTGCGGCGCGAGTGGTTCCGACGTGTCGGCGGCTTCCCTGACGTGCCGCTGATGGAGGACGTCGCCATCACCCGCGCCCTCAAGCGCCTGGGCCCGCCGCTCTGCCTCCGCGCATGCGTGACCACCTCCAGCCGCCGCTGGGAGGAGCGCGGAGTCGCGCGCACCATCCTGCTGATGTGGCGCCTGCGCTGGTCCTATTTCCGCGGCGCGGACCCGGCGGAGCTGGCGCGGCGGTACGCTAACCCGTCGCGTCGCTGA
- a CDS encoding carbon-nitrogen hydrolase family protein, with protein sequence MTSNMLTVAIAQAEVAPDLEAGLQRSAQLAREAAERGAQLVAFPETWLPGYPAWLDVCRDAALWDHAPTKAVFARMARDSVAIPGPAADSLAAIAREAAITMVVGVSERVEAGPGRGTLFNSLLTFAPDGRLLNHHRKLVPTYTERLVWGPGDAEGLRAVDTPAARVGGLVCWEHWMPLARQAMHDSGEDVHVAVWPTAHEMHQVASRQYAFEARCFVLAVGGLMRASALPPELEPHPGRIASPDAWVLRGGSSVIGPDGHYIVEPVYDEPRLIVAELDLGRIREESMTLDVTGHYARTELFDFAPRRSGKRSAGEG encoded by the coding sequence ATGACATCAAACATGCTGACCGTCGCCATCGCGCAGGCGGAGGTCGCGCCGGATCTGGAGGCCGGGCTCCAGCGCAGCGCGCAGCTGGCGCGGGAGGCGGCGGAGCGCGGCGCGCAGCTCGTCGCCTTTCCGGAGACCTGGCTTCCGGGCTACCCGGCGTGGCTGGACGTGTGCCGCGACGCCGCGCTCTGGGACCACGCGCCCACCAAGGCCGTCTTCGCGCGGATGGCGCGGGACAGCGTCGCGATCCCCGGCCCCGCCGCCGACTCGCTCGCCGCCATCGCGCGGGAGGCGGCGATCACGATGGTGGTGGGCGTGAGCGAGCGCGTGGAGGCGGGGCCCGGCCGTGGAACGCTCTTCAACTCGCTCCTCACCTTTGCGCCGGACGGGCGGCTGCTGAACCACCATCGCAAGCTGGTGCCCACCTACACCGAGCGCCTGGTGTGGGGCCCCGGCGACGCCGAAGGCCTCCGCGCCGTCGACACCCCCGCCGCCCGCGTGGGTGGCCTGGTCTGCTGGGAGCACTGGATGCCGCTCGCCCGCCAGGCGATGCACGACTCGGGCGAGGACGTGCACGTGGCCGTGTGGCCCACCGCTCACGAGATGCACCAGGTGGCCAGCCGGCAGTACGCCTTCGAGGCGCGCTGCTTCGTCCTGGCCGTGGGCGGTCTGATGCGCGCCTCCGCCCTGCCCCCCGAGCTGGAGCCGCACCCCGGCCGCATCGCATCGCCGGACGCGTGGGTGCTGCGCGGCGGGAGCTCCGTCATCGGTCCCGACGGCCACTACATCGTGGAGCCGGTGTACGACGAGCCCCGCCTGATCGTGGCGGAGCTCGACCTCGGCCGCATCCGCGAGGAGTCCATGACGCTGGACGTCACGGGCCACTACGCGCGCACCGAGCTCTTCGACTTCGCCCCGCGCCGCTCCGGCAAGCGCAGCGCGGGCGAGGGTTGA
- a CDS encoding PIN domain-containing protein, with protein sequence MIRIYLDSCCFSRLFDEQTQTRIRAETEAIRLILSVVARGEWELIHSEAVEAEAATIPDPERRREVLALAATGTVRLPFTPEHIERARVLKMLGFKSFDALHVVSAEAAGAHVLLTTDDGMIRRARRFTDKLFVRIDNPLTWLQEVAPR encoded by the coding sequence ATGATTCGAATCTACCTCGACAGTTGCTGCTTCAGTCGCTTGTTCGACGAACAGACCCAGACTCGCATCCGGGCAGAGACCGAAGCGATCCGACTGATCCTCAGCGTCGTTGCGCGTGGGGAGTGGGAGTTGATCCACAGCGAAGCGGTCGAAGCGGAGGCCGCGACCATCCCGGACCCGGAGCGACGACGTGAGGTTCTGGCACTCGCGGCCACGGGCACTGTTCGCCTTCCATTCACCCCAGAGCACATCGAGCGAGCCAGGGTACTGAAAATGCTGGGATTCAAAAGCTTCGACGCGCTTCATGTGGTGTCCGCCGAAGCCGCGGGGGCTCACGTGCTGCTCACGACCGACGATGGAATGATACGAAGAGCCCGGCGCTTCACTGACAAGCTGTTTGTGCGCATAGACAACCCGCTCACCTGGTTGCAGGAGGTTGCTCCGAGATGA
- the pnuC gene encoding nicotinamide riboside transporter PnuC, translating into MIEWIAAAFGVVSVWLSVRENVWSWPTAIVNTALYVLVFRDARLYADMGLQVIYIAISLYGWYHWLHGGTGHGELRVSRIRRRELLYLPVLAVAGTLALATLLSRYTDATLPYLDSALTVCSLIAQWLMTRKVLENWMLWVALDVAYVGLFIHRALYPTALLYAVFLVLAAMGHVQWTRSYRAHAPG; encoded by the coding sequence ATGATCGAGTGGATCGCGGCCGCATTCGGTGTTGTAAGCGTCTGGCTGAGCGTGCGCGAGAACGTGTGGAGCTGGCCCACGGCCATCGTCAACACGGCGCTCTACGTCCTCGTCTTCCGCGACGCGCGGCTCTACGCGGACATGGGGCTGCAGGTGATCTACATCGCCATCTCGCTGTACGGCTGGTATCACTGGCTGCACGGCGGCACCGGCCATGGCGAGCTGCGCGTATCCCGCATTCGCCGGCGCGAGCTCCTCTACCTGCCCGTGCTTGCGGTGGCGGGCACCCTGGCGCTCGCGACGCTCCTGAGCCGCTATACGGACGCCACACTCCCGTACCTGGACTCCGCGCTCACCGTGTGCAGCCTGATCGCGCAGTGGCTGATGACGCGCAAGGTGCTGGAGAACTGGATGCTGTGGGTCGCGCTCGACGTGGCGTACGTCGGGCTCTTCATCCACCGCGCGCTCTACCCGACGGCGCTCCTCTACGCCGTCTTCCTCGTTCTCGCCGCGATGGGCCACGTGCAATGGACCCGCTCGTACCGAGCGCACGCACCAGGCTGA
- a CDS encoding HipA domain-containing protein, with protein sequence MTVPRELTVLLDRHLAGHLVRTADTHTYRFRYAESWLSDPDAYPVSLALSLFAPEYEGTRVRYWLRGLLPDNEARLQEIEAEFGVSRDDPYAVLAAIGEDCVGAVQFAAPERAAEIMDGRVVSSVEWLDEAAIETLLREVAARASPHRRIVHTGQFSLPGALGKVALVWDVEGQRWGRPSGWRASTHILKPPVPGVTGHNENEHFCLQLARAVGLPAAASRVIRFERQSAIAVERYDRSADADGYVRRLHQEDMAQALGLDPAFKYASHTGAGIKEIVDLLRDYASPGDVDDFIKGVGYAWLTAGTDAHLRNFSLLIEPGAKAALAPLYDLSSALGLAARGRQMRNLRMAMAVGGHTALDQIGRDAWARETQRSRLSRSTSQRIAALAQTSADAAPSVAERLVDEEGLDAKYLQRLARAVAARASYCAAELGAR encoded by the coding sequence ATGACCGTGCCGCGCGAACTCACGGTGCTTCTCGACCGACACCTCGCGGGCCACCTGGTGAGGACGGCCGATACCCATACCTATCGCTTCCGATACGCGGAGAGCTGGCTCAGCGATCCTGATGCGTACCCGGTATCTCTCGCCCTTTCGCTTTTCGCGCCGGAGTACGAAGGGACCCGGGTCCGCTACTGGCTGCGCGGCCTGCTCCCGGACAACGAGGCGAGGCTTCAGGAGATCGAAGCCGAGTTCGGCGTGTCGCGTGACGATCCGTATGCGGTGCTTGCAGCGATAGGGGAGGACTGCGTGGGGGCGGTCCAGTTCGCGGCACCCGAACGCGCGGCCGAGATCATGGATGGCCGCGTTGTCTCCTCGGTCGAGTGGTTGGATGAAGCTGCGATCGAGACTCTGTTGAGAGAAGTGGCAGCGCGCGCGTCGCCTCACCGGCGCATCGTGCACACCGGCCAGTTCAGCCTTCCAGGAGCACTGGGCAAGGTCGCTCTGGTGTGGGATGTGGAAGGACAGCGGTGGGGCCGGCCGTCCGGGTGGCGCGCCAGCACACACATCCTGAAGCCTCCCGTGCCGGGGGTGACGGGCCACAACGAGAACGAGCACTTCTGCCTGCAGTTGGCTCGCGCCGTGGGATTGCCCGCAGCGGCGTCACGGGTAATCCGATTCGAGAGGCAGAGTGCGATCGCGGTAGAGCGATACGACAGATCCGCGGACGCCGATGGATACGTGCGGCGCCTGCATCAGGAGGATATGGCGCAGGCGCTGGGGCTGGATCCCGCATTCAAGTACGCGTCACACACTGGAGCGGGGATCAAGGAAATCGTGGACCTGTTGCGTGACTATGCCTCTCCTGGTGATGTGGACGACTTCATCAAGGGCGTGGGATACGCCTGGCTGACCGCCGGAACTGATGCGCACCTTCGGAATTTCTCACTCCTGATCGAACCTGGAGCGAAGGCGGCACTGGCGCCGCTCTACGACCTATCGAGCGCCCTCGGCCTCGCGGCGCGGGGCCGGCAGATGCGAAACCTGCGCATGGCCATGGCGGTCGGGGGGCATACCGCTCTGGATCAGATCGGCCGTGACGCGTGGGCGCGTGAGACGCAACGCAGCCGTCTATCCCGTAGCACATCACAGCGAATCGCGGCGCTGGCGCAAACATCGGCCGATGCCGCGCCATCCGTGGCCGAGCGGCTAGTGGACGAGGAGGGGCTCGACGCGAAGTACCTCCAGCGGTTGGCACGCGCCGTGGCGGCTCGTGCCTCCTATTGTGCCGCGGAGCTCGGCGCACGGTGA
- a CDS encoding fasciclin domain-containing protein yields MKKMIAMVMVATAMTAGTASAQASRANAAGMSRAAVMVGGQSMLPSRDIVDNAVNSADHTTLVAAVKAADLVQTLKGRGPFTVFAPVNDAFENLPEGTVTTLLRPENKAALAKVLTYHVVPGRHTAADLMRMIRQGNGSATLRTASGGTLTAMMNGPMNVSLRDESGNVASISTYDVLQSNGVIHVINKVLLPR; encoded by the coding sequence ATGAAGAAGATGATCGCGATGGTGATGGTCGCCACGGCCATGACGGCGGGAACCGCTTCCGCGCAGGCGAGCCGTGCCAATGCGGCGGGCATGTCGCGGGCGGCGGTGATGGTGGGCGGGCAGTCGATGCTCCCGTCGCGCGACATCGTGGACAACGCGGTGAACTCGGCGGACCACACCACGCTGGTGGCGGCGGTGAAGGCGGCGGACTTGGTGCAGACGCTCAAGGGTCGCGGGCCGTTCACGGTCTTCGCGCCGGTCAACGACGCGTTCGAGAACCTCCCCGAGGGCACCGTCACCACGCTGCTGCGCCCGGAGAACAAGGCGGCGCTCGCAAAGGTGCTGACCTACCACGTCGTCCCGGGCCGCCACACCGCCGCGGACCTGATGCGCATGATCCGCCAGGGGAACGGCAGCGCCACCCTGCGCACCGCCAGCGGCGGCACCCTCACCGCCATGATGAACGGGCCGATGAACGTCTCGCTCCGTGACGAGTCCGGGAACGTCGCGAGCATCTCCACCTACGACGTGCTCCAGTCCAACGGCGTCATCCACGTCATCAACAAGGTCCTGCTGCCGAGATAG
- a CDS encoding TIGR04282 family arsenosugar biosynthesis glycosyltransferase produces the protein MVTLVFVRAPVAGRVKTRLAAALGAEGALRVYRRLAEHTLHEARALGGEVRVHFTPADAGAEVRAWLGEGPLYLPQSAGDLGARMEAAFRAAFHDGADRVVIIGSDLPDLSTALLRRAFDALESHPAVIGPARDGGYYLLGMRMMIEGLFDGIPWSTDEVLARALERLHAAGIEPALLDTLSDVDELDDLPAGWAEWARDEASP, from the coding sequence ATGGTGACGCTCGTCTTCGTCCGCGCGCCCGTGGCGGGACGGGTGAAGACGCGCCTGGCCGCCGCCCTCGGCGCGGAGGGGGCGCTGCGCGTCTACCGGCGCCTGGCCGAGCACACGCTCCATGAGGCGCGGGCGCTGGGTGGCGAGGTGCGCGTCCACTTCACCCCCGCGGATGCCGGGGCCGAGGTGCGCGCCTGGCTCGGCGAAGGCCCGCTCTACCTCCCGCAGTCCGCCGGCGATCTGGGCGCGCGCATGGAGGCCGCCTTCCGCGCCGCGTTCCATGACGGGGCGGATCGCGTCGTCATCATCGGCTCCGACCTTCCTGATCTTTCCACGGCGCTGCTGCGGCGAGCCTTCGATGCGCTGGAGTCGCACCCCGCGGTGATCGGCCCGGCGCGCGACGGGGGCTACTATCTCCTCGGGATGCGGATGATGATCGAAGGCTTGTTCGATGGCATCCCGTGGAGCACGGACGAGGTGCTCGCCCGCGCGCTGGAGCGGTTGCACGCGGCCGGCATCGAGCCCGCCCTCCTCGACACGCTCTCCGATGTAGACGAGCTGGACGACCTCCCCGCCGGCTGGGCGGAGTGGGCGCGCGATGAGGCGTCACCGTGA
- a CDS encoding NAD-glutamate dehydrogenase domain-containing protein produces the protein MSTTNPAATGAAPAVTVDGLCAHLGNLQRADRGVLCDFARLFFAKVPRSIAEERSPEELAAMTVGAWEFLLRSRPDQVNVELVDPSEEGWPAPVTAIRAEVGDRPFIVDTIREYLNAENIPILHYIYPVLRVERDGAGAIVAVGAGAGGGAGSLEALVHCEVPHVARPERRDEIRDEVARRLTDVVKATRDFNGMLAAVDAATAAMEGYAARGGEHTDEYREYVDFLHWIREGNFVFLGFRGYDVRDEVLSVDPGSGLGILADTESSQYAAPRPLAELSDELRARVVGGPLLVVSKANRESTVHRRARMDYVGVKKLDEAGNIVGEWRFLGLFTSQAYSQSPSEVPVLRLKLRRILEASGTRPGSHDYKEIISIVASMPKEELFQASAEQLHDEVNAVLGQLFSNEVRVVLRPDPLRTEIAAMVILPRGRYSADMRAQIGALLSERLGGTVRSHHVAFSSGDQARLHFYLSLHAEDAPVEAPTERQLERELNVLLRTWADRLEESLASVVEPGEARRLATAYGARFGEEYRAANIPAAAVHDVMELEGMRARGETVGLAIRQPVEGETVSPGATVLKLYLQDERLVLSDFMPILEDTGVRVLEVDTFELLHAGEPALRVYSFNVQTRDGEPIPDDLAPALAECLLAARAGDAPRDPFNALILRAGLRWRQADVLRTYANYASQIGAVPSRLAPVRALSAHPRIARLLVDAFETRFDPARTGRDEAQETIHGELIRELEGVTSLADDRALRRLMNLIDATVRTNYFRHGAATPTGRSGGVPYVSIKVRNADVEELKKSRLLYEIYVHSSRMEGVHLRGASVSRGGIRWSDRPDDFRTEVLGLVLTQVVKNATIVPSGSKGGFITKRVFAERDAQMEEARQQYMTLMRGLLDLTDNIVEGKVVPPPDVVRHDGDDPYLVVAADKGTAHLSDTANAVAAEYGFWLGDAFASGGSHGYDHKREGITARGAWECVKRHFREMGKDIQRTPFTVAGVGDMSGDVFGNGMLLSEQIRLLAAFDHRHVFIDPSPDPAASFAERKRMFALPRSSWEDYDRALWSPGAMLVPRASKEVVLTPEARRALGIPEDVERLDGEGLVRAVLTAPVELLWNGGIGTYVKDAEETHADAGDTTNDPVRVNAQELRCQVVGEGGNLGFTQRSRISAALKGVRLNTDALDNSAGVDMSDHEVNLKILLNRVVEAGGLTLDGRNELLASMTDQVSELVLRNNIGQSLAVSLDQTRSREALDDFAALIGQLERDRRLNREQEGIPAPEEIRERAREGLGLTRPTLSVLLAHSKLYAKAQLLESDVLDDPAMDSYLVHYFPPAAVEAAGESLVHAHQLRREIVATELVNDLGNLMGSSFLHRVSRDSGVAIPRVVRAWLVASRIAGAPEIRTDLATLEGRFPSETVYRWLSGLARVLEATTHWVLANTAPDTPTPALIDEARAGLATLRGGFARFVAGEDRSLFLSRLGELQDLGVDRTMAERLITLRFLPQLLEIVAAARAAGTETLRTAEAYYLVSERVGTARLRESLRTAAGDDPWDRRHAQALADDVASAQRRLVAETQARADGASPARALAALEEERGREMGALRELLAELRPDSPLSAHALAVRLLTAVAPG, from the coding sequence ATGAGCACGACGAATCCGGCGGCCACGGGCGCCGCCCCGGCAGTCACCGTGGACGGCCTCTGCGCCCACCTCGGCAACCTGCAGCGCGCCGACAGGGGCGTGCTGTGCGACTTCGCGCGCCTCTTCTTCGCCAAGGTGCCGCGCTCCATCGCCGAAGAGCGCTCGCCCGAAGAGCTGGCGGCGATGACCGTGGGGGCGTGGGAGTTCCTCCTCCGCTCGCGGCCCGACCAGGTGAACGTCGAGCTGGTCGATCCCAGCGAGGAAGGGTGGCCTGCCCCCGTCACCGCCATCCGCGCCGAGGTGGGGGACCGCCCCTTCATCGTGGACACCATCCGCGAGTACCTCAACGCGGAGAACATCCCCATCCTGCACTACATCTACCCCGTGCTGCGCGTGGAGCGCGACGGCGCGGGGGCGATCGTGGCGGTGGGTGCGGGCGCGGGCGGCGGGGCGGGATCGCTGGAGGCGCTGGTGCACTGCGAGGTGCCGCACGTGGCGCGTCCGGAGCGGCGCGACGAGATCCGCGACGAGGTCGCCCGCCGCCTCACCGACGTGGTGAAGGCCACCCGCGACTTCAACGGCATGCTGGCGGCGGTGGATGCGGCCACGGCGGCCATGGAGGGCTACGCCGCGCGCGGCGGCGAGCACACGGACGAGTACCGCGAGTACGTGGATTTCCTGCACTGGATCCGCGAGGGCAACTTCGTCTTCCTGGGCTTCCGCGGCTACGACGTGCGCGACGAGGTCCTCTCGGTCGACCCCGGCTCCGGGCTCGGTATCCTGGCCGACACGGAGTCGTCGCAGTATGCCGCGCCCAGGCCGCTGGCGGAGCTCTCGGACGAGCTGCGCGCTCGCGTGGTGGGCGGGCCGCTGCTGGTGGTGAGCAAAGCCAACCGCGAGAGCACGGTGCACCGCCGCGCGCGGATGGACTACGTCGGCGTGAAGAAGCTGGACGAGGCGGGGAACATCGTGGGCGAGTGGCGCTTCCTGGGGCTCTTCACCTCGCAGGCGTACTCGCAGAGCCCGTCCGAAGTCCCCGTGCTGCGGCTGAAGCTGCGCCGCATCCTGGAAGCGAGCGGCACGCGTCCCGGCTCGCACGACTACAAGGAGATCATCTCCATCGTGGCGTCGATGCCCAAGGAAGAGCTCTTCCAGGCATCGGCCGAGCAGCTCCACGACGAGGTCAACGCGGTCCTCGGGCAGCTCTTCAGCAACGAGGTGCGCGTCGTGCTGCGCCCCGACCCGCTGCGCACCGAGATCGCCGCCATGGTGATCCTCCCCCGCGGCCGCTACAGCGCCGACATGCGCGCGCAGATCGGAGCGCTCCTTTCCGAGCGGCTGGGGGGCACGGTGCGCTCGCACCACGTCGCCTTCTCCTCGGGCGATCAGGCGCGCCTCCACTTCTACCTTTCGCTGCACGCGGAGGACGCTCCGGTGGAGGCGCCGACGGAGCGGCAGCTCGAGCGCGAGCTGAACGTCCTGCTGCGCACCTGGGCGGACCGCCTGGAAGAGTCGCTCGCGAGTGTGGTGGAGCCCGGCGAGGCGCGGCGGCTGGCTACCGCCTACGGCGCCCGCTTCGGGGAGGAGTATCGCGCCGCCAACATCCCCGCGGCGGCGGTTCACGACGTGATGGAGCTGGAAGGGATGCGCGCCCGGGGCGAGACGGTGGGGCTCGCCATCCGCCAGCCGGTGGAAGGCGAGACGGTGAGCCCCGGCGCCACCGTCCTCAAGCTGTACCTGCAGGACGAGCGGCTCGTCCTTTCCGACTTCATGCCCATCCTGGAAGACACCGGGGTGCGCGTGCTGGAGGTGGACACTTTTGAGCTCCTGCACGCCGGCGAGCCCGCGCTGCGCGTCTACTCCTTCAACGTGCAGACGCGCGACGGCGAGCCGATCCCCGACGATCTGGCCCCCGCGCTCGCCGAGTGCCTCCTGGCCGCCCGCGCCGGCGACGCGCCGCGCGACCCGTTCAACGCCCTGATCCTGCGCGCCGGGCTGCGCTGGCGCCAGGCGGACGTGCTGCGCACCTACGCCAACTACGCGTCGCAGATCGGCGCCGTGCCCTCGCGGCTGGCGCCGGTGCGCGCGCTATCGGCCCACCCGCGCATCGCCCGCCTGCTGGTGGATGCCTTCGAAACGCGCTTCGACCCCGCCCGCACGGGGCGCGACGAGGCGCAGGAGACCATCCACGGCGAGCTGATCCGCGAGCTGGAGGGGGTCACCTCGCTGGCGGACGACCGCGCGCTGCGGCGGCTGATGAACCTGATCGACGCCACCGTCCGCACCAACTACTTCCGCCACGGCGCGGCCACCCCCACGGGGCGCAGCGGCGGCGTGCCGTACGTCTCCATCAAGGTGCGCAACGCGGACGTAGAGGAGCTGAAGAAGAGCCGGCTCCTCTACGAGATCTACGTGCACTCCTCGCGCATGGAGGGGGTGCACCTGCGCGGCGCCTCCGTTTCGCGAGGCGGCATCCGCTGGAGCGACCGGCCGGACGACTTCCGCACGGAGGTGCTGGGGCTGGTGCTGACGCAGGTGGTCAAGAACGCCACCATCGTACCCAGCGGCTCCAAGGGCGGCTTCATCACCAAGCGCGTCTTCGCCGAGCGCGACGCGCAGATGGAGGAGGCGCGCCAGCAGTACATGACGCTGATGCGCGGCCTGCTCGACCTAACCGACAACATCGTCGAGGGGAAGGTGGTGCCGCCGCCGGACGTGGTGCGCCACGACGGCGACGACCCGTACCTGGTGGTGGCCGCGGACAAGGGCACGGCGCACCTTTCGGACACGGCCAACGCGGTGGCGGCGGAGTACGGCTTCTGGCTGGGCGACGCCTTCGCCAGCGGCGGCAGCCACGGCTACGACCACAAGCGCGAGGGGATCACCGCCCGCGGCGCGTGGGAGTGCGTCAAGCGCCACTTCCGCGAGATGGGCAAGGACATCCAGCGCACGCCCTTTACCGTGGCCGGCGTGGGCGACATGAGCGGCGACGTCTTCGGCAACGGGATGCTCCTATCCGAGCAGATCCGCCTCCTGGCCGCCTTCGACCACCGCCACGTCTTCATCGACCCCAGCCCCGATCCGGCGGCGTCGTTCGCGGAACGGAAGCGGATGTTCGCCCTGCCGCGCTCGTCGTGGGAGGACTACGACCGCGCCCTCTGGTCGCCGGGCGCCATGCTCGTTCCGCGCGCGTCCAAGGAGGTCGTGCTCACCCCCGAAGCCCGGCGCGCGCTGGGCATCCCCGAGGATGTGGAGCGGCTGGACGGCGAAGGATTGGTGCGCGCGGTGCTCACCGCGCCCGTGGAGCTGCTCTGGAACGGCGGCATCGGCACCTACGTCAAGGACGCCGAGGAGACCCACGCCGACGCGGGCGACACCACCAACGATCCGGTGCGGGTGAACGCGCAGGAGCTCCGCTGCCAGGTGGTGGGCGAGGGCGGCAACCTCGGCTTCACCCAGCGCTCGCGCATCTCGGCGGCGCTCAAAGGCGTGCGCCTCAACACGGACGCGCTGGACAACTCGGCCGGCGTGGACATGAGCGACCACGAGGTCAACCTCAAGATCCTCCTCAACCGCGTGGTCGAAGCAGGCGGGCTGACGCTGGACGGACGCAACGAGCTCCTCGCCTCCATGACGGACCAGGTGAGCGAGCTGGTGCTGCGCAACAACATCGGCCAGTCGCTCGCCGTGTCGCTCGACCAGACGCGCTCCAGGGAAGCGCTGGACGACTTCGCGGCGCTCATCGGCCAGCTCGAGCGCGACCGGCGTCTCAACCGCGAGCAGGAGGGGATCCCCGCGCCGGAGGAGATCCGCGAGCGGGCGCGCGAGGGGCTGGGGCTCACCCGCCCCACGCTGAGCGTCCTGCTGGCGCACTCCAAGCTGTACGCCAAGGCGCAGCTCCTGGAGAGCGACGTGCTGGACGATCCGGCGATGGACAGCTACCTGGTGCACTACTTCCCGCCGGCTGCCGTCGAAGCCGCGGGGGAGTCGCTGGTGCACGCCCACCAGCTCCGCCGCGAGATCGTGGCGACGGAGCTGGTGAACGATCTTGGCAACCTGATGGGCTCGTCGTTCCTCCACCGCGTCTCGCGCGACTCGGGGGTGGCGATTCCGCGGGTGGTGCGCGCATGGCTGGTTGCCTCGCGCATCGCCGGCGCGCCGGAGATCCGCACGGACCTCGCGACGCTGGAAGGGCGCTTCCCGTCAGAGACGGTGTACCGCTGGCTCTCCGGGCTGGCGCGCGTGCTGGAGGCGACCACGCACTGGGTGCTCGCCAACACGGCGCCGGACACTCCCACCCCCGCGCTGATCGACGAGGCGCGCGCGGGGCTGGCGACGCTGCGCGGTGGATTTGCGCGCTTCGTGGCGGGCGAGGACCGGAGCCTCTTCCTGTCGCGCCTGGGCGAGCTGCAGGACCTGGGGGTGGACCGCACGATGGCGGAGCGGCTCATCACCCTGCGCTTCCTCCCGCAGCTCCTGGAGATCGTCGCCGCCGCCCGCGCCGCGGGCACGGAGACGCTGCGCACCGCCGAGGCCTACTACCTGGTCTCGGAGCGCGTCGGCACCGCGCGCCTGCGCGAGAGCCTGCGCACCGCCGCCGGCGACGACCCCTGGGACCGGCGCCACGCCCAGGCCCTGGCCGACGACGTCGCCTCTGCTCAGCGCCGCCTGGTCGCCGAGACGCAGGCGCGCGCCGACGGGGCATCCCCCGCCCGCGCCCTCGCCGCGCTGGAGGAGGAGCGGGGCCGCGAGATGGGCGCCCTCCGCGAGCTCCTCGCCGAGCTGCGGCCCGACTCGCCGCTCTCGGCCCACGCGCTTGCGGTGCGGCTGCTTACGGCGGTGGCGCCGGGGTGA